In the genome of Amaranthus tricolor cultivar Red isolate AtriRed21 chromosome 15, ASM2621246v1, whole genome shotgun sequence, one region contains:
- the LOC130801207 gene encoding flavonoid 3'-monooxygenase-like yields the protein MFPVGASSLWSWWWTTNKKSDETCRNILTTLVPLFTILCFVFLTKKRNHQNAPPPPPPPGPRGLPLIGYLPFLNPNLHHGFKDLANKYGPIFRIWLGKQECIIISSPSLVQQVVKEQDAIFANRVPNIAAQSVMFGSLDIAFADYNDEWRKMRKIFASEMLSRSNLDATYNLRKQHVNKMLKEIYKASTSKGVVDIGEVVFGTLMSSIMSMVWGDVFEEDDKGCSVINSEFRSNVNKQLELLGTPNVSDLFPLLAWFDLQGIASQMKRISRRSGQIFDLAINHCVNGVYNEQNHFLGYLLTLTKGEDPKRSLTLPQVKGMLMDVIIGGTDTSISMVEWAMAEILQHPKVLEKVQEELREMVGLNTRVEESDIPKLKYLNAVIKEVLRLHPPVPLLVPHSPSKASTIGGYSISKGASVFLNIYTIHRDPQLWEDPLLFRPERFLNGSSAAVIDYLGNHFQFLPFGSGRRICAGIPLAERMSILVLASLLHGFQWELPKGVTQVDLSEKFGIVVKKQKPLLLVPTPRLSSFELYSLSLQV from the exons ATGTTCCCAGTAGGAGCCAGCAGCTTATGGTCATGGTGGTGGACTACCAACAAAAAATCCGATGAAACTTGTCGAAACATCTTAACCACCCTAGTCCCTTTGTTTACAATTCTGTGCTTCGTTTTCCTGACAAAGAAACGTAACCATCAGAACGCTCCACCTCCACCACCACCTCCAGGACCTCGAGGCCTACCATTAATCGGATATCTCCCATTCTTGAATCCAAATCTCCATCACGGTTTCAAAGATCTAGCCAATAAATACGGCCCAATATTCAGAATCTGGCTTGGAAAACAAGAATGCATCATAATCAGCTCACCATCTCTAGTCCAACAAGTTGTTAAAGAACAAGATGCAATATTTGCTAACCGAGTACCAAATATAGCAGCACAAAGCGTCATGTTTGGTTCACTTGATATCGCTTTCGCAGATTATAACGATGAATGGAGGAAAATGAGGAAAATATTCGCAAGCGAAATGCTTAGTCGTTCTAACCTCGATGCTACCTATAATCTCAGAAAACAACATgtaaataaaatgttaaaagaaatttataagGCTAGTACTAGTAAGGGTGTTGTTGATATAGGTGAAGTAGTTTTTGGTACGCTTATGAGCTCGATAATGAGTATGGTATGGGGGGATGTATTCGAAGAGGATGATAAGGGCTGTTCTGTGATTAATTCAGAGTTTAGAAGTAATGTAAATAAACAACTTGAACTTTTAGGAACACCAAATGTTTCAGACTTGTTTCCTTTGCTTGCTTGGTTTGATTTACAGGGAATTGCAAGCCAGATGAAGAGGATTTCAAGGAGGAGTGGACAAATATTTGATTTAGCTATAAATCATTGTGTTAATGGAGTATATAATGAACAAAATCATTTCTTGGGTTATCTTTTGACGCTTACCAAAGGTGAAGATCCTAAAAGATCATTGACCTTGCCTCAAGTGAAGGGTATGCTCATG GATGTCATAATTGGGGGAACCGATACATCAATTTCAATGGTTGAATGGGCGATGGCGGAGATACTACAACATCCAAAAGTACTTGAAAAAGTCCAAGAAGAACTAAGAGAGATGGTGGGACTAAACACTAGAGTTGAGGAAAGTGATATACCCAAGTTAAAGTACTTAAATGCAGTTATAAAAGAGGTTCTTCGTTTGCACCCTCCAGTTCCACTCCTTGTTCCACATTCTCCAAGCAAGGCTTCAACAATAGGAGGATACAGCATATCAAAGGGTGCTAGTGTTTTTCTTAATATATACACCATTCACAGGGACCCACAACTTTGGGAAGATCCGTTACTGTTTAGACCCGAGAGGTTTTTAAACGGGTCTAGTGCTGCAGTGATTGACTATTTGGGTAACCATTTTCAGTTCCTTCCATTCGGGTCTGGGAGGAGAATATGTGCTGGTATTCCACTTGCTGAGAGGATGTCCATTCTTGTGTTGGCTTCTTTACTGCATGGTTTTCAATGGGAGTTACCCAAGGGTGTTACTCAGGTTGATTTGTCTGAGAAATTTGGAATTGttgtgaaaaaacaaaaacctttGTTGCTTGTACCAACTCCTAGACTCTCTAGTTTCGAACTTTACTCTTTAAGTCTTCAAGTCTAG
- the LOC130801209 gene encoding MYB-like transcription factor ODO1, which translates to MGRQPCCDKLGVKKGPWTAEEDKKLINFILTNGQCCWRAVPKLAGLRRCGKSCRLRWTNYLRPDLKRGLLSDSEEQLVIDLHARLGNRWSKIAARLPGRTDNEIKNHWNTHIKKKLIKMGIDPITHEPLNKDQPPKTQNIPNQSSSSSNNNTNSDISTADSLNQTQSSSLDTTNSDPIDSMAIINLMSSEIINNSPPTENTSSVNSDQSNSSLIDSISIIDNELVSCLWDDNDVTPLELPYTYNSEQNCVSSNNVASTINLPTWDDNCSWLFDCQDFGIQDFALDCFTDIEIMNTLDVLDMENKQ; encoded by the exons ATGGGTAGACAACCATGTTGTGACAAGTTAGGGGTTAAGAAAGGTCCTTGGACTGCTGAGGAAGATAAAAAACTTATCAATTTTATCCTCACTAATGGCCAATGTTGTTGGAGGGCTGTCCCTAAACTTGCCGGTCTCCGGCGATGCGGTAAAAGTTGCCGTCTCCGGTGGACGAATTATCTTCGACCCGACTTGAAAAGAGGACTTCTTAGTGATTCAGAAGAACAATTGGTTATTGATCTTCATGCTCGACTTGGAAATAG GTGGTCTAAGATTGCTGCAAGATTGCCCGGAAGAACCGACAACGAAATCAAAAATCATTGGAACACACATATCAAAAAGAAGCTTATCAAGATGGGAATTGACCCTATTACACATGAACCATTAAATAAAGATCAACCGCCAAAGACTCAAAACATTCCAAACCAATCCTCTTCGTCTTCTAATAACAACACTAATTCCGATATTAGCACAGCCGATTCCCTTAATCAAACCCAATCATCGTCCTTAGATACGACTAACAGTGATCCAATCGATAGTATGGCGATCATAAATTTAATGTCAAGTGAAATTATCAACAATAGTCCTCCAACAGAAAATACTTCAAGTGTTAATTCTGATCAATCTAATTCAAGCTTAATTGACAGCATTAGCATTATCGATAATGAGCTAGTGAGTTGCTTATGGGACGATAATGACGTAACGCCTTTGGAGTTGCCCTACACATACAATAGTGAACAAAATTGTGTATCAAGCAATAATGTTGCTAGTACCATTAATTTGCCTACATGGGATGACAATTGTTCTTGGTTGTTTGATTGTCAAGATTTTGGCATCCAAGATTTCGCGCTTGATTGCTTTACTGACATCGAGATTATGAACACATTGGACGTGCTCGACATGGAGAACAAGCAATGA